Proteins from a single region of Anaerolineae bacterium:
- a CDS encoding CoA-transferase subunit beta, with product MTDQAYTASEMMIAVAARHLAGAQTAFVGVGIPNIACNLAIRTTNPGLALIYESGVYGAQPARLPLSIGDPTLVSGAAAVMPMADLFMYYLQGGLVDVAMLGAAQIDRFGNLNSTIVGTDYAHPKVRLPGSGGACEIAINARRILNITRLSKRTFVEKVDFLTSPGFLSGRAERVALGMPGDGPQAVITDKAVLDFDPESGEMRLAGLYPGVTIDDVRAGVGWDLRVAPELATVEPPTLEELRIMREELDPTGLYRA from the coding sequence ATGACTGACCAAGCCTATACCGCTTCCGAGATGATGATCGCCGTCGCTGCCCGGCACCTGGCCGGCGCACAGACGGCTTTTGTCGGGGTTGGCATCCCCAACATCGCCTGCAACCTGGCCATCCGCACCACCAACCCCGGCCTGGCCCTGATCTACGAATCGGGCGTCTACGGTGCACAACCGGCCCGCCTGCCGCTTTCCATTGGCGATCCCACGCTGGTCAGCGGCGCGGCGGCGGTGATGCCCATGGCCGACCTGTTCATGTACTACCTGCAGGGAGGCCTGGTCGACGTGGCCATGCTCGGCGCGGCCCAGATCGACCGCTTTGGCAACCTGAACAGCACCATCGTCGGCACGGACTACGCCCATCCCAAAGTGCGTCTGCCCGGCAGCGGCGGCGCCTGTGAGATCGCCATCAACGCCCGCCGTATCCTGAATATCACCCGCCTGAGCAAACGCACGTTTGTGGAGAAGGTGGACTTCCTGACCAGCCCTGGCTTCCTGAGCGGGCGCGCTGAGCGGGTGGCGCTGGGCATGCCCGGCGACGGCCCGCAGGCAGTGATTACTGACAAAGCCGTGCTCGACTTTGATCCGGAGAGCGGGGAGATGCGCCTGGCCGGGTTATACCCCGGCGTGACGATCGATGATGTCCGCGCTGGAGTGGGCTGGGACCTGCGCGTCGCTCCGGAACTGGCCACGGTGGAGCCGCCTACGCTGGAAGAATTGCGCATCATGCGCGAAGAGCTGGACCCGACCGGCCTCTACCGCGCCTAG
- a CDS encoding CoA transferase subunit A has protein sequence MNKIISMKEAIQEFVHDGATLAIEGFTGLICFAAAHEIIRQGRRDLTLCRMTPDLIYDQMVAAGTARKLIFSYLGNPGVGSLYAIRRAVEQGIPAPLEIEEYTHFGMIGRYIAGAARLPFFPLRSNSGSDLPAHNPAIRTVQSPYADGEVISVVPPLNPDVAILHAPRCDASGNTQVWGLVGMQKEVAFAAEKVIVVVEEVVDERIIRSDPNRTLIPGLIVDAIVVEPYGAHPSYVQGYYDRDNAFYLEWGELSKDIEATNRWLEEWVYGVPDRAAYLKKLGEETLARLRPGQAPSEPVNYGVYA, from the coding sequence ATGAACAAGATCATCAGCATGAAGGAAGCCATTCAGGAATTTGTCCATGATGGCGCAACGCTGGCTATCGAGGGCTTCACCGGGCTGATCTGTTTCGCCGCCGCCCACGAGATCATCCGCCAGGGCCGCCGCGATCTGACCCTCTGCCGTATGACGCCCGATCTGATCTACGACCAGATGGTCGCCGCGGGTACTGCCCGCAAGCTGATCTTCAGCTACCTGGGCAACCCTGGCGTTGGCTCCCTGTACGCCATCCGCCGCGCCGTGGAACAGGGCATCCCCGCCCCGCTGGAGATCGAGGAATACACCCATTTCGGCATGATCGGGCGCTATATTGCCGGGGCAGCACGGCTGCCGTTCTTCCCGCTGCGCAGCAATAGCGGCAGCGACCTGCCCGCCCACAACCCGGCCATCAGGACCGTGCAGAGTCCCTACGCCGATGGCGAGGTGATCTCCGTTGTGCCGCCACTCAACCCGGATGTCGCCATCCTTCACGCGCCGCGTTGCGACGCCAGCGGCAACACCCAGGTCTGGGGTCTGGTGGGGATGCAAAAAGAGGTCGCCTTCGCCGCCGAAAAGGTGATCGTTGTGGTGGAAGAGGTCGTAGATGAGCGCATCATTCGCTCCGACCCCAACCGCACGCTGATTCCCGGCCTGATCGTCGATGCGATTGTCGTCGAGCCGTACGGCGCTCACCCCTCCTACGTGCAGGGTTACTACGACCGCGACAACGCTTTCTACCTGGAATGGGGCGAGCTTTCCAAAGACATTGAGGCAACCAACCGCTGGCTGGAGGAATGGGTCTACGGCGTGCCGGATCGGGCTGCCTACCTGAAGAAGCTGGGCGAAGAAACGCTGGCCAGACTGCGCCCTGGCCAGGCGCCCAGTGAGCCGGTCAACTACGGCGTGTATGCCTGA
- a CDS encoding aldehyde dehydrogenase family protein, whose translation MARQKITYTTLSADNEELHIEFEKAVERLSAEFGRIHPQFIGAERRTGRPTFESRSPIDTDIVVGHFQRGTREDAQDAIAAARAAYPAWSATPWEERCAILERIAELISARVYDLAAVMVMEMGKSRIEALGEVEESADLIRWNVKQMRENNGYVKPLGSYDPKKDVNFSVLRPYGVWAVISPFNFPMALAVNPAAAALLMGNTVVWKYSSDTPLVGVKVTELFLEGGLPKGALNYVTGGGGSVGAELIDNPGVDGITFTGSYDVGYNMVYKKFAKTYPKPVIVEMGGKNPAIVTASADLDIAAMGVVRAAFGLDGQKCSACSRVYVQEEVKDAFIARLLETTQRVVVVGDPRDRRTFMGPVVNSNAYEDYKRYVAKARADGQILYGGNVLTDGPFAKGYYVEPTIFTGVPEDHELVKHEMFLPILYVGTFKTLEEALRKANDTEYGLTAGFFSKDEAEIQYFFDHIEAGVVYVNRAAGATTGAWPGIQAFGGWKASGSTGKAIGSYYTVPQYGREQSRTRIIG comes from the coding sequence ATGGCCAGGCAGAAGATCACCTACACGACCCTTTCCGCCGACAACGAGGAGTTGCACATCGAGTTCGAAAAAGCTGTCGAGCGCCTGAGCGCCGAGTTCGGCAGGATACATCCGCAGTTCATCGGGGCTGAACGGCGGACAGGCCGTCCTACCTTCGAATCGCGCAGCCCGATCGACACCGATATTGTCGTCGGCCACTTCCAGCGCGGCACCCGCGAAGATGCCCAGGACGCCATCGCTGCCGCCCGCGCTGCCTACCCCGCCTGGAGCGCCACGCCCTGGGAAGAACGCTGCGCCATCCTGGAACGGATCGCCGAACTGATCAGCGCCCGCGTCTACGATCTAGCGGCGGTGATGGTCATGGAGATGGGCAAGAGCCGCATCGAGGCCCTGGGCGAGGTCGAAGAGTCGGCTGACCTGATCCGTTGGAATGTCAAACAGATGCGGGAAAACAACGGCTACGTCAAGCCGCTTGGCTCCTACGACCCCAAGAAGGATGTCAACTTCAGCGTACTGCGCCCGTATGGCGTCTGGGCCGTGATCTCACCCTTCAACTTCCCGATGGCCCTGGCGGTCAATCCGGCGGCGGCGGCCCTGTTGATGGGCAACACGGTTGTGTGGAAGTACTCGTCCGATACCCCGCTGGTCGGCGTCAAAGTCACCGAGTTGTTCCTGGAAGGCGGCCTGCCAAAGGGCGCCCTCAACTATGTAACTGGCGGCGGTGGCTCCGTTGGGGCGGAGTTGATCGATAACCCCGGCGTTGACGGCATCACCTTCACCGGCAGCTACGATGTCGGCTATAACATGGTCTACAAGAAGTTCGCCAAGACCTACCCCAAGCCGGTCATCGTGGAGATGGGCGGCAAGAACCCGGCCATCGTCACCGCCTCGGCGGATCTGGACATAGCAGCCATGGGCGTCGTCCGCGCCGCCTTTGGCCTGGACGGGCAGAAGTGCTCGGCCTGCTCGCGGGTGTATGTTCAGGAAGAAGTCAAGGATGCTTTCATCGCCAGGCTACTGGAAACCACGCAGCGGGTAGTCGTCGTCGGCGACCCGCGCGACCGCCGCACCTTCATGGGGCCGGTCGTCAACAGCAACGCCTACGAAGACTACAAGCGCTATGTTGCCAAGGCCCGCGCTGACGGCCAGATTCTCTACGGTGGCAATGTCCTGACCGACGGCCCCTTCGCCAAAGGCTACTATGTGGAACCGACCATCTTCACCGGCGTGCCGGAAGATCACGAACTGGTCAAGCATGAGATGTTCCTGCCAATCCTGTACGTTGGCACCTTCAAGACCCTGGAGGAAGCCCTGCGCAAGGCCAACGATACCGAATACGGCCTGACCGCCGGTTTCTTCAGCAAGGACGAAGCCGAGATCCAGTACTTCTTTGACCACATCGAGGCCGGTGTCGTGTACGTTAACCGCGCCGCCGGGGCGACCACCGGCGCCTGGCCGGGCATTCAGGCCTTCGGCGGCTGGAAAGCCAGCGGCTCCACAGGCAAGGCTATCGGCTCCTACTACACCGTCCCCCAGTATGGTCGGGAGCAGAGCCGCACACGCATCATCGGCTAA
- a CDS encoding class F sortase: MYSPYQRRRLRRILWWQLALMALIVVLIVIGWEHLGTPLLSPRPASTPTLPPELAPGLTPTMPERLTRADVLPTPTIDPVAIPRAITFPGALVTSRIINAARTAQSWETRYLGDSVGHLQGTSWIGEPGGNIVLAGHVTNERGEPGPFAYLFEAQIGDEVILLDGEREYPYRVTAIVRVPPDAIEYVAQDGIPRLTLITCDDWDLARQEYDTRLVVVAEPVGGP, encoded by the coding sequence ATGTACTCTCCCTACCAGCGGCGAAGACTCCGCCGCATCCTCTGGTGGCAACTCGCCCTGATGGCCCTGATCGTTGTGCTGATCGTGATCGGCTGGGAGCACCTTGGCACGCCGCTGCTCAGCCCGCGCCCGGCCTCAACACCTACCCTGCCGCCAGAACTAGCCCCTGGCCTCACCCCAACCATGCCGGAACGGCTGACTCGCGCCGATGTCCTGCCCACGCCAACCATCGATCCGGTGGCCATACCGCGAGCAATCACTTTCCCCGGCGCGCTGGTTACCTCCCGCATCATCAACGCTGCCCGCACCGCCCAGAGCTGGGAGACGCGCTATCTGGGCGACTCGGTCGGCCATCTGCAGGGCACCAGCTGGATCGGCGAGCCAGGTGGCAACATCGTCCTGGCCGGGCATGTGACCAACGAGCGCGGCGAGCCGGGACCCTTCGCCTACCTGTTTGAGGCGCAGATCGGCGATGAGGTGATCCTGCTCGATGGCGAGCGGGAATATCCCTACCGCGTCACTGCCATCGTGCGGGTGCCGCCCGACGCCATCGAATACGTAGCCCAGGATGGTATCCCGCGCCTGACGCTGATCACCTGTGATGACTGGGACCTGGCACGGCAGGAATACGACACGCGCCTGGTGGTCGTCGCCGAGCCGGTTGGCGGGCCATAG
- a CDS encoding ATP-binding protein, translating into MALKDLTLTDVIAAAETVEELDIPVIIVNDLLLRLLYNEGQVSLSRATEVIRVHGHVLDSLLQQMQYEHMVEVASAGVVGRMSYVYSLTEEGRARAREAFERSAYVGPAPLSLERYSQAILMQTEQAEVVRPETVRQALSDLVLPDNFHRRIGPAINAGHSLFLYGPPGNGKSTIAASIARLLSGESPIWLPYAVTVAGQIITIFDPLIHRSASLPPERAALLNVDRRWGLFYRPAVTVGGELTLDALELRYDEVAKFYEAPLQMKANGGMFLIDDFGRQRISPAALLNRWIVPLESRVDYLRLRTGQTMQVPFRQFLVFSTNLDPQDLVDDAFLRRIQVKVAVTRPDERMFYQIFTRVCEQLNLPFDRDSFVHLLQRWYREPQRKLQAVHPRDILSIVAAMCEYEGQPRHMTPELIDDACESYFVKEASAM; encoded by the coding sequence GTGGCCCTGAAAGATCTCACCCTGACCGATGTGATCGCCGCTGCTGAGACGGTGGAAGAGCTGGACATCCCGGTTATCATTGTCAATGATCTCCTGCTGCGGCTGCTGTATAACGAAGGGCAGGTCAGCCTGAGCCGGGCGACCGAAGTCATCCGTGTGCATGGCCACGTGCTTGATTCGCTGCTCCAACAGATGCAGTACGAGCATATGGTGGAGGTCGCCTCGGCGGGGGTAGTTGGCCGCATGAGCTACGTCTATTCCCTGACCGAAGAAGGACGCGCCCGCGCCCGTGAGGCGTTTGAGCGCAGCGCTTATGTCGGCCCGGCCCCCCTCTCCTTGGAGCGCTACAGCCAGGCCATTCTGATGCAGACGGAACAGGCGGAGGTCGTCCGACCGGAGACGGTCAGGCAGGCCCTGAGCGATCTGGTGCTGCCCGATAACTTCCACCGCCGGATCGGGCCGGCGATCAATGCCGGGCATTCGCTGTTTCTCTATGGCCCGCCTGGCAACGGTAAGTCGACCATTGCCGCCTCTATCGCCCGCCTGCTCAGCGGCGAAAGCCCGATCTGGCTGCCTTATGCTGTCACCGTCGCCGGGCAGATCATCACCATCTTCGATCCGCTGATCCACCGCTCAGCCTCTTTGCCGCCGGAGCGGGCCGCACTGCTGAACGTTGACCGGCGCTGGGGGCTGTTCTATCGCCCGGCGGTGACGGTGGGCGGTGAACTGACGCTGGACGCGCTGGAGTTGCGCTACGATGAGGTGGCCAAATTCTACGAAGCGCCACTACAGATGAAGGCCAACGGCGGTATGTTCCTGATCGACGACTTCGGGCGGCAGCGGATCAGCCCGGCGGCGCTACTTAACCGCTGGATTGTGCCGCTGGAATCGCGGGTGGACTACCTGCGCCTGCGCACCGGCCAGACCATGCAGGTACCCTTCCGTCAGTTCCTGGTGTTTAGCACTAACCTCGATCCCCAGGACCTGGTTGACGATGCTTTCCTGCGCCGTATCCAGGTCAAGGTGGCCGTGACCCGGCCCGATGAGCGGATGTTCTACCAGATCTTTACCCGTGTCTGTGAGCAGTTGAACCTGCCCTTTGATCGCGATTCATTTGTTCATCTGCTGCAACGCTGGTACCGCGAACCGCAACGCAAGCTGCAGGCCGTTCATCCACGGGATATCCTGAGCATTGTGGCGGCGATGTGCGAGTATGAGGGTCAGCCACGCCATATGACGCCGGAATTGATCGATGACGCGTGCGAGAGCTACTTTGTCAAGGAAGCCAGCGCCATGTAG
- the hutH gene encoding histidine ammonia-lyase: MQTLVLDGESLKIEDVWAVAMEGADAVLSPPARARVQACHEAVQRLVAAGEIAYGITTGFGAFKKKLIRPEQTAALQVNLLRSHAAGVGPLADEATVRAMLVVRANTLAKGFSGVRPVIIDTLLDMLRRGVYPVVPQQGSLGASGDLAPLAHLALVLIGEGEAVYQGERLPGGEALRRAGITPVTLQAKEGLALLNGTAFMTALGALTTYRAERLVCLADVAGAMSLEAMRGTPAAFDARLMMVRPHPRAIDAAAHLREIIAGSTFLRPHDPTDIQDAYSLRCMPQVHGAVRDAVAYASWVLNIELNSANDNPLVFVGEDGRAEVISGGNFHGAPVAMAMDYLGMALTDLASISERRQARLVDPSKHDGALPLFLTEHGGLENGLMIAQYTSAALVAENKVLAHPAVVDNASTSADVEDHVSMGATAARQAHEILINAETVVAIELLCAAQAIDFRRRTLPEGAKLGRGTQAAYDLVRGAVRFWDHDHVLAPDIEAVRRMVADGTLVEAVRAVVDRPQT; encoded by the coding sequence ATGCAGACGCTTGTACTTGACGGTGAGAGCCTGAAAATCGAGGACGTGTGGGCGGTAGCGATGGAGGGGGCTGACGCCGTCCTCAGCCCGCCGGCAAGAGCGCGCGTCCAGGCCTGCCATGAGGCTGTGCAGCGGCTGGTGGCGGCGGGCGAGATCGCCTACGGCATCACGACAGGCTTTGGTGCGTTTAAGAAAAAGCTGATCCGCCCGGAACAGACGGCAGCGCTCCAGGTAAACCTGCTTCGCAGCCACGCGGCGGGCGTCGGCCCGCTGGCCGACGAGGCGACGGTACGGGCGATGCTGGTTGTCCGCGCCAATACCCTGGCCAAAGGCTTTTCCGGCGTGCGCCCCGTGATCATCGACACGTTGCTGGACATGCTGCGCAGGGGCGTCTACCCGGTCGTGCCGCAGCAGGGATCGCTGGGCGCATCCGGCGACTTGGCTCCGCTGGCCCACCTGGCGCTTGTCCTGATCGGCGAAGGCGAGGCCGTGTACCAGGGCGAGCGGCTGCCCGGCGGGGAGGCGCTGCGGCGGGCGGGCATCACCCCGGTGACGCTGCAGGCCAAAGAAGGGCTGGCCCTGCTCAATGGCACGGCCTTCATGACCGCTCTGGGGGCGCTGACCACCTACCGCGCCGAGCGGCTGGTGTGCCTGGCGGATGTAGCCGGGGCGATGTCGCTGGAGGCGATGCGCGGCACGCCGGCAGCCTTTGACGCGCGGCTGATGATGGTCCGCCCGCATCCCCGCGCCATCGACGCAGCGGCCCACCTGCGTGAGATCATCGCCGGTAGCACCTTCCTGCGCCCGCACGACCCGACTGACATTCAGGACGCCTATTCGTTGCGCTGCATGCCGCAGGTACATGGCGCTGTGCGCGATGCCGTGGCTTACGCCAGCTGGGTACTGAACATCGAATTGAACTCCGCCAACGATAATCCGCTGGTGTTTGTTGGGGAAGATGGCCGGGCGGAGGTGATCAGCGGCGGTAATTTCCACGGCGCGCCGGTGGCGATGGCGATGGACTATCTGGGTATGGCCCTGACCGACCTGGCCAGCATCAGCGAGCGGCGGCAGGCCCGGCTGGTCGATCCCTCCAAGCATGACGGCGCGTTGCCGCTGTTCCTGACCGAACACGGTGGGCTGGAAAACGGCCTGATGATCGCTCAGTACACCTCGGCGGCGCTGGTGGCGGAGAATAAGGTGCTGGCCCATCCGGCGGTGGTGGACAACGCCTCGACTTCGGCTGACGTGGAGGATCACGTCAGCATGGGTGCGACCGCTGCCCGCCAGGCCCATGAAATCCTGATCAATGCTGAGACTGTCGTGGCTATCGAGTTGTTGTGTGCAGCGCAGGCGATCGACTTCCGGCGGCGGACACTGCCGGAGGGGGCGAAGCTGGGGCGGGGCACGCAGGCGGCCTATGATCTGGTGCGGGGAGCCGTGCGCTTCTGGGATCACGATCATGTACTGGCGCCGGATATTGAGGCAGTGCGGCGCATGGTGGCCGATGGCACACTAGTGGAGGCGGTGCGAGCGGTGGTAGACCGCCCACAGACGTGA
- a CDS encoding 3'-5' exonuclease: protein MNTPQEVAARAAELLQAGCVLIDLETTGMADDPGVQVIEVAIIDAAGTVLLNTLVRPQGRIPPDASRINRIYDADVADKPPFPAVYPQIVNLLNGRVVIAYNHEFEQGVLRHVCRRHMLPEPKPAEWWCAMRAYTTFIGALRYTRLGDACRREGIPVENVHRALGDVLLTLALVRKMAAAAAPTQPRLF, encoded by the coding sequence ATGAACACCCCGCAGGAAGTCGCAGCCCGCGCCGCCGAACTATTGCAGGCGGGTTGCGTGCTGATAGACCTGGAAACAACCGGCATGGCCGATGATCCCGGCGTGCAGGTCATTGAGGTGGCTATCATTGACGCGGCGGGCACGGTCCTACTCAACACGCTGGTCAGACCACAAGGGCGCATCCCGCCCGATGCATCCCGTATCAACCGTATCTACGACGCCGACGTGGCTGACAAACCGCCTTTCCCGGCGGTCTACCCGCAGATCGTCAATTTGCTCAATGGCCGGGTGGTCATTGCCTACAATCACGAATTCGAGCAGGGCGTGCTACGCCATGTGTGCCGCCGCCACATGCTGCCGGAGCCGAAGCCCGCCGAGTGGTGGTGCGCTATGCGCGCCTACACCACCTTCATCGGAGCGCTGCGTTACACCCGCCTGGGCGATGCCTGCCGCCGCGAAGGAATCCCAGTCGAGAATGTCCACCGCGCCCTCGGTGATGTCCTGCTCACGCTGGCGCTGGTCAGGAAGATGGCCGCTGCTGCCGCCCCGACCCAGCCGCGTTTGTTCTGA
- a CDS encoding MFS transporter, with protein sequence MTILPRRLFAQRYPRQMWVLFWGTLISITGQSLVWPFLTIHIRQQLGVPLTQITLLFTLQSLGTMAATAALGPAVDRFGRKWVMVIGPLISAGAQIMMAGADTYAAWAVLLVLYASAGVGFSLGSQAMIADMIPPEQRTEAYALMRMASNSGIAVGPAIGGFIITLSYAISFLTAATIQIGLGLTALFLLRETLTDEIRQRQDSARGASRGYGPLFRDSAFMSFWGVYLLLEMAASLVFTLLSVYVKEQYRIPENQFGFIIGTNAVMVVLFQYAVTRITRRYRPLSVMAVSALFYAGGLAIFATGQVFLAFWVGIVIMTIGELIIAPTATTLVAALAPADMRGRYMGVYGLSYRIGGGIGPVIGGWLGDRFLPAAIWYFGTAASLLAAGGFAWLSRGRTIRKTGEETARAA encoded by the coding sequence GTGACCATCCTGCCCCGCCGCCTCTTTGCTCAGCGTTACCCTCGCCAGATGTGGGTGCTCTTCTGGGGGACGCTGATCAGCATCACCGGCCAGAGCCTGGTCTGGCCATTCCTGACGATTCACATCCGCCAGCAGCTCGGTGTCCCGCTAACGCAGATCACGCTGCTATTTACGCTGCAATCGCTGGGCACGATGGCGGCCACCGCCGCGCTCGGCCCGGCGGTAGATCGCTTTGGCCGCAAGTGGGTGATGGTGATCGGCCCGCTGATCAGCGCCGGGGCGCAGATCATGATGGCAGGCGCTGATACCTATGCGGCCTGGGCGGTGTTGCTGGTGCTGTACGCCTCAGCAGGCGTCGGTTTTTCGCTGGGCAGCCAGGCGATGATCGCCGACATGATCCCGCCCGAACAGCGCACAGAAGCCTACGCGCTGATGCGCATGGCGTCCAACAGCGGGATCGCTGTCGGCCCGGCCATCGGCGGATTCATCATCACCCTGTCATATGCCATCTCCTTCCTGACAGCGGCGACGATCCAGATCGGCCTGGGCCTGACTGCCCTGTTCCTGCTGCGGGAGACGCTTACCGACGAGATTCGCCAGCGGCAGGACTCGGCCCGGGGAGCCAGCCGGGGTTACGGGCCGCTCTTCCGGGATAGTGCCTTCATGTCCTTCTGGGGGGTCTACCTGCTACTGGAGATGGCCGCCTCACTGGTCTTCACCCTGCTTTCGGTCTACGTCAAGGAGCAGTACCGTATCCCGGAGAATCAGTTCGGCTTCATCATCGGCACCAATGCTGTAATGGTCGTCCTGTTCCAGTACGCGGTGACCCGGATCACGCGCCGCTACCGTCCGTTGAGTGTGATGGCCGTCAGCGCCCTGTTCTATGCCGGAGGGCTGGCGATCTTTGCCACGGGTCAGGTCTTTCTGGCCTTCTGGGTGGGCATCGTGATCATGACCATCGGGGAACTGATCATCGCCCCGACCGCTACCACACTGGTTGCGGCGCTGGCCCCGGCGGATATGCGCGGGCGATACATGGGCGTATACGGCCTGTCCTACCGCATTGGTGGCGGGATCGGCCCGGTTATCGGCGGCTGGCTGGGGGATCGCTTCCTGCCTGCTGCCATCTGGTACTTCGGCACGGCAGCCTCGCTGCTGGCGGCGGGTGGCTTCGCCTGGCTGAGCCGGGGCCGTACGATCCGCAAGACCGGGGAAGAGACCGCCCGCGCTGCGTGA
- a CDS encoding PhzF family phenazine biosynthesis protein: MPTYPFWQVDAFTRQPLGGNAAAIVFDADDLTEAQMQAIAIEMNLSETAFVMRSSVADFRVRYFTTFGEIPLAGHPTIATFHALAEAGRIRGEGRVRATQELGIGVLPVEIDLWDGRPQRVIMSQKPPVFLRTYAPEPWTAALGITPDDLLPGYPIQTVSTGTPQIMIPVRSLDVLRRVEASTSALKALRTEGDWFSVHIFTLEALDPAHAAHARHFAPGDNVFEDPVTGSATGNMAAYLFRYGLIDRRIFTVEQGHLMNRPGLVDVELEGAPEAITAVRIAGSAVTVIRGELYL; the protein is encoded by the coding sequence ATGCCTACCTATCCCTTCTGGCAGGTTGATGCCTTTACGCGGCAGCCGCTCGGCGGCAACGCCGCCGCCATCGTCTTTGACGCCGATGACCTGACCGAAGCGCAGATGCAGGCCATCGCCATCGAGATGAACCTCTCCGAAACTGCATTTGTCATGCGCTCATCGGTTGCTGACTTCCGCGTCCGCTACTTCACCACCTTCGGGGAAATCCCGCTGGCCGGGCATCCGACCATCGCCACCTTCCACGCCCTGGCGGAAGCCGGGCGCATCCGGGGTGAAGGGCGTGTCCGGGCCACCCAGGAACTGGGGATCGGCGTCCTGCCGGTGGAGATCGACCTGTGGGATGGTCGCCCACAGCGGGTGATCATGTCGCAGAAGCCGCCTGTCTTCCTGCGCACCTATGCCCCGGAACCCTGGACAGCCGCCCTGGGCATCACACCGGATGATCTGCTGCCCGGCTACCCGATTCAGACAGTCTCCACAGGTACGCCGCAGATCATGATCCCGGTGCGCTCGCTGGATGTACTGCGGCGCGTGGAAGCCAGCACCAGCGCGCTCAAGGCCCTGCGGACGGAAGGCGACTGGTTCAGCGTGCATATCTTTACGCTGGAAGCTCTGGATCCGGCCCACGCCGCTCATGCCCGGCACTTCGCCCCCGGCGATAATGTCTTCGAGGACCCGGTGACCGGCTCGGCTACCGGCAACATGGCGGCCTACCTGTTCCGCTACGGCCTGATCGACCGGCGCATTTTCACCGTCGAGCAGGGCCACCTGATGAACCGCCCTGGCCTGGTGGATGTTGAGCTGGAAGGCGCCCCGGAGGCCATCACCGCTGTGCGTATCGCTGGCTCCGCCGTGACAGTCATCCGGGGGGAACTGTACCTGTAG